One stretch of Muribaculum intestinale DNA includes these proteins:
- the rpsO gene encoding 30S ribosomal protein S15 translates to MHLNSEEKVNIFEKYGKGKTDTGSPEAQIALFSVRIAHLTEHLKSNHKDYTTARALKALVGKRRRLLDYLIKKDITRYRAIIAQKELGIRK, encoded by the coding sequence ATGCACTTAAATTCTGAAGAAAAAGTTAACATCTTTGAGAAATACGGTAAGGGCAAGACTGATACTGGCTCACCTGAAGCACAGATAGCATTATTCTCAGTCCGTATCGCTCATTTGACTGAACACCTCAAGTCAAATCACAAAGATTATACTACAGCCCGCGCTCTGAAGGCCCTCGTAGGCAAGCGTCGTCGTCTCCTTGACTACCTTATCAAGAAGGACATCACCCGCTACCGCGCCATCATCGCGCAGAAGGAACTCGGCATCCGCAAGTAA
- a CDS encoding outer membrane protein assembly factor BamD, with the protein MSRLLTIILSAVIALMATSCGEYQRMLKSADADARLDFARRAFEQKKYTQAATVLTDIVTAFKGTAKAEESLYLLALSHYENKDYETSGAYFKTYYSRYPKGKYAEMARFYAGYGYYLDSPEPQLDQSGTIKAIEELQAFLDYFPKSDKVPVAQQAIFELQDKLTLKELQNAQLYYNLGTYMGNNYESCVIVARNAIKNYPYSKYKEDLEMLILKSRYQEADQSVEEKKSDRFRDVIDEYYSFTNNWPESRYRREADNILKIAQKYVKE; encoded by the coding sequence ATGTCAAGACTACTCACCATAATCCTCTCCGCCGTAATCGCACTCATGGCCACCTCGTGCGGAGAATACCAGCGAATGCTGAAATCCGCCGACGCCGACGCCCGACTCGACTTCGCACGCCGCGCATTCGAGCAGAAGAAATACACCCAGGCCGCAACCGTGCTCACCGACATCGTGACCGCATTCAAGGGCACTGCTAAAGCCGAAGAATCGCTCTACCTGCTCGCCCTCTCCCACTACGAAAACAAGGACTACGAGACCTCGGGAGCATACTTCAAGACCTACTACTCGCGCTATCCCAAAGGTAAATACGCCGAAATGGCACGCTTCTACGCCGGCTACGGATACTATCTCGACTCACCCGAGCCACAGCTCGACCAGTCGGGTACCATCAAGGCCATCGAAGAGCTACAGGCATTTCTCGACTACTTCCCCAAAAGCGACAAAGTGCCCGTGGCACAGCAGGCCATATTCGAACTGCAGGACAAGCTCACCCTCAAAGAGCTGCAAAACGCACAGCTCTACTACAACCTCGGCACATACATGGGCAACAACTACGAGTCGTGTGTGATTGTGGCCCGCAACGCCATCAAAAATTACCCCTACTCCAAATATAAGGAAGACCTCGAGATGCTCATCCTAAAGTCGCGCTACCAGGAAGCCGACCAGAGCGTCGAGGAAAAGAAGTCGGACCGCTTCCGCGACGTGATTGACGAGTATTACTCATTCACCAACAACTGGCCAGAAAGCCGCTACCGCCGCGAAGCCGACAACATTCTAAAAATCGCTCAGAAATACGTCAAGGAATAA
- a CDS encoding cation:proton antiporter — translation MSRIAAITPLVTDPVMIFFIVLVIILLAPILLNRLKIPHIIGMIVAGVVIGPYGIGLLSRDASFEIFGQVGILYLMFLAGIEIDMYHLKKNMSKGLTFGLYTFFVPMILGTLTSVWLLGYSWLTSILLASMYASHTLIAYPIVSRLGLNKSPAVIITIAGTIVTVLGALIVLAAIAGIWEDGSFSPLGLLALLGRLVIYCLVIVYLFPRLTRWFFKRYSEPVTQFIYVLAMVFLASYSAKAIGLESVLGAFYAGLVLNRYIPNMSPLMNRIEFVGNAIFIPYFLIGVGMLINVHVVVSSWQTLYVAAVMSAIATICKWLAAWFTQLTYRMSRIDRSMIFGLSNAQAAATLAAVMIGYRMGIFNEDVLNGTIVMILVTCTISSIITERAATRMRLEMLSDDASSTESMRGRPSNMLISVSNPVTASSLVDFAVLMHNNSRDSRLYALNIITDDTPGHRAIGRTCLEQAQQAAAAMDLRIDPIERFDLNVTAGLVNTIKERDISEVIIGMHRKATVVDSFFGSKIEQLIKSTNKMVLITRCFIPVNAVTRIVVVVPPKAEFETGFAQWVNSLARLTRQIGCRIIFCCNTDTRRCVSGVLIRDRFEIRSEYRDVEDWDDFVLLANHILDDDLFVIINARRSSVSFSSSMDELPMFLQKYFARNNLVVIYPEQFGAAESANVPSAIDPLSSDFMATPSSLWVRIAAFYRRLILFRKRFTHRKRIKKIDL, via the coding sequence ATGAGCAGGATCGCCGCCATAACCCCGCTTGTCACCGACCCGGTAATGATATTCTTCATCGTACTGGTAATCATCCTGCTTGCACCGATTCTGCTTAACCGTCTCAAGATACCCCACATCATCGGCATGATTGTGGCCGGTGTCGTAATCGGCCCCTACGGCATAGGGTTGCTGAGCCGCGACGCGAGCTTCGAGATATTCGGACAGGTAGGCATACTCTACCTGATGTTTCTCGCGGGCATCGAAATCGACATGTACCACCTGAAGAAAAACATGTCGAAAGGACTCACATTCGGCCTCTACACATTCTTCGTGCCGATGATACTCGGCACACTCACCTCAGTGTGGCTGCTCGGCTACAGCTGGCTCACATCGATACTCCTCGCCTCGATGTACGCCTCCCACACCCTCATCGCCTACCCCATAGTAAGCCGCCTCGGCCTCAACAAATCGCCCGCCGTCATCATCACCATCGCCGGCACCATCGTCACCGTTCTCGGCGCGCTGATTGTGCTCGCCGCAATCGCCGGCATCTGGGAGGACGGCTCATTCAGCCCCCTCGGACTCCTCGCCCTACTGGGACGCCTCGTCATATACTGCCTGGTTATCGTCTACCTCTTCCCGCGGCTCACACGCTGGTTCTTCAAGCGCTATTCCGAGCCCGTCACACAGTTTATCTACGTTCTCGCCATGGTGTTCCTTGCCAGCTACTCGGCCAAGGCCATCGGACTCGAGAGCGTGCTCGGAGCCTTCTATGCCGGACTCGTGCTCAACCGCTACATACCCAACATGTCACCGCTGATGAACCGCATCGAGTTTGTCGGCAACGCCATATTCATCCCCTACTTCCTCATCGGCGTAGGCATGCTCATCAACGTCCACGTCGTGGTGTCATCATGGCAGACACTCTACGTAGCGGCGGTGATGTCAGCAATCGCCACGATATGCAAATGGCTTGCGGCATGGTTCACCCAGCTCACCTACCGTATGTCGCGCATCGACCGCAGTATGATATTCGGCCTCAGCAACGCCCAGGCCGCCGCCACACTCGCCGCGGTGATGATAGGCTACCGCATGGGCATATTCAACGAAGATGTGCTCAACGGCACCATCGTGATGATACTCGTCACATGCACCATCTCGTCAATCATCACCGAGCGCGCCGCCACACGCATGCGCCTGGAGATGCTCAGCGACGACGCCTCATCCACCGAAAGCATGCGCGGACGCCCATCCAACATGCTCATATCGGTCAGCAACCCCGTGACGGCCTCGTCGCTGGTCGACTTCGCCGTGCTCATGCACAACAACTCGCGCGACTCGCGCCTCTACGCCCTCAACATCATCACCGATGACACTCCCGGCCACCGCGCCATCGGACGCACGTGTCTCGAACAGGCCCAGCAGGCCGCCGCGGCAATGGATCTCCGCATCGACCCGATCGAGCGCTTCGACCTCAACGTCACCGCCGGACTCGTCAACACCATCAAGGAGCGCGACATTTCCGAGGTAATCATAGGCATGCACCGCAAGGCCACTGTAGTCGACTCATTCTTCGGAAGCAAAATCGAGCAGCTGATAAAGTCGACCAACAAGATGGTGCTCATCACCCGATGCTTCATCCCCGTCAACGCCGTTACGCGCATCGTGGTGGTAGTGCCGCCCAAGGCCGAATTCGAGACCGGATTTGCCCAGTGGGTCAACTCGCTCGCTCGCCTTACACGCCAGATCGGATGCCGCATAATATTCTGCTGCAACACCGACACCCGGCGCTGTGTGAGCGGAGTCCTCATCCGCGACCGCTTCGAGATACGCTCGGAATACCGCGACGTAGAGGACTGGGACGACTTCGTTCTCCTCGCCAACCATATACTCGACGACGACCTATTCGTAATCATCAATGCCCGGCGCTCGTCGGTATCGTTCAGCTCATCGATGGACGAGCTCCCCATGTTCCTTCAGAAATACTTCGCGCGCAACAATCTCGTGGTCATATATCCCGAGCAGTTCGGAGCCGCCGAGAGCGCCAACGTGCCATCGGCCATCGACCCGCTCTCTTCCGACTTCATGGCCACCCCATCATCGCTATGGGTACGCATCGCCGCCTTCTACCGTCGACTTATTCTATTCCGCAAACGCTTCACTCACCGCAAGCGCATCAAGAAAATCGACCTTTAA
- a CDS encoding TIM-barrel domain-containing protein, giving the protein MRRIARIFNVVSVIFLGYASAVAVTPDAVNGTVSTSLPDGRTIVVRAYSPDIIRVENFGAGEAPSRTQAGQLGVAPFDGVVERTADEAVIRTTSGLSAIIDLKSGAVSFDVDTTPATKRLLYDSGVRSNDGGSVSLSLIPEGGGTFYGAGERGHSLKLNGDTLVMYNRQNYGYEGHDPRLRQMNITVPMFVSTEGYGVLFDDHAPATLVMSDPIVYSSEQESPVSYYFIYGGGTVAGVTEEYSRLTGRQDLPPFWALGYITSKYGYKSQQETVGVIDTLKREGFPVDGVVLDLYWFGKETDMGKLAWDTVSWPDHRGMLAGLKARGVNTVLISEPYINKKGAIDNYNLLAEGGMLTRDKDGNVHDVTTWVGDAGMFDVANPATRRWLRERYRALTDEGVGGWWGDLGEPEVHPETIVHSNGMTAREYHNVYGNEWSKIIYDMYREEYPGRRLMTMMRGGTAGLQRYSVFPWSTDVARTWGGLEPQVRIMLNSGLSGLGYMSHDVGGFAIVDTTRVTDPELYVRWLQLGTFSPVLRTHAQKMPEPYNYPDQRDIILDLVRERYRWLPYNYTLAYENASRGYPFVRPLNFADTSSAPDSVSDQYMWGEEVMVAPVTAQSATRRRVVFPTGVWIDYNHPEKSPVAGLSESVVDAPIEEIPMFVRSGSFIPQAMYPMDNVGDYDPSRYTVLYYPRGDGESRYTMYDDDRMSSESLRDGEYALIDFAGKVDGRHAAVRVVQSGYYEGMPDERELTFVLPGINSGDVASVKLDGKACAVGKSEEGYATFVMRLRGDTPAVADITLRR; this is encoded by the coding sequence ATGAGAAGAATCGCCAGAATTTTTAATGTGGTATCCGTAATTTTTTTAGGATACGCTTCGGCTGTGGCCGTGACTCCGGATGCGGTGAACGGCACTGTATCGACATCGCTGCCGGATGGTCGTACTATAGTGGTGAGGGCCTATAGCCCCGATATAATCCGTGTTGAAAACTTTGGAGCCGGTGAGGCGCCCTCGCGCACGCAGGCCGGACAGCTTGGTGTGGCGCCTTTCGACGGCGTTGTCGAGCGCACTGCCGACGAGGCTGTAATCAGGACCACCTCGGGCCTTTCGGCTATAATCGACCTGAAGAGTGGCGCTGTGTCTTTTGACGTTGATACTACGCCTGCCACGAAGCGGCTGCTTTACGACAGCGGCGTCAGGAGCAATGACGGCGGGAGTGTGAGCCTTAGTCTGATACCCGAGGGTGGCGGCACATTCTATGGCGCCGGCGAGCGTGGCCACAGCCTCAAGCTGAACGGTGACACGCTTGTGATGTACAACAGGCAGAATTACGGCTATGAGGGGCACGACCCGCGCCTGAGACAGATGAATATAACGGTACCGATGTTTGTAAGCACCGAGGGTTACGGTGTGCTGTTTGACGACCATGCTCCGGCCACACTGGTGATGTCGGACCCGATTGTGTATAGCTCGGAGCAGGAGAGTCCGGTGTCGTACTATTTTATATATGGCGGGGGCACTGTGGCCGGCGTGACGGAGGAGTACTCACGTCTGACCGGCCGACAGGATCTGCCGCCATTCTGGGCGCTGGGCTACATCACCTCGAAATACGGTTATAAGTCGCAACAGGAGACCGTAGGGGTAATTGACACGCTGAAGCGTGAGGGATTTCCTGTCGACGGTGTGGTGCTTGACCTCTACTGGTTTGGCAAGGAAACCGACATGGGCAAGCTCGCCTGGGATACCGTCAGCTGGCCCGACCACCGCGGCATGCTTGCCGGGCTGAAGGCACGCGGGGTGAATACAGTGCTGATATCCGAGCCTTATATCAACAAGAAAGGCGCTATCGACAATTACAATCTGCTCGCCGAAGGTGGGATGCTCACCCGCGACAAGGATGGCAATGTACACGATGTGACGACATGGGTAGGCGACGCCGGTATGTTTGACGTGGCCAATCCCGCTACCCGCCGGTGGCTGCGCGAGCGCTACCGTGCGCTTACCGACGAGGGTGTCGGCGGCTGGTGGGGTGATCTCGGAGAGCCTGAGGTGCACCCCGAGACAATCGTCCACTCCAACGGGATGACTGCGCGCGAATACCACAATGTATATGGCAACGAGTGGAGCAAAATCATATATGATATGTATCGTGAGGAGTATCCCGGACGCAGGCTTATGACCATGATGCGCGGAGGCACAGCCGGATTGCAGCGCTACAGTGTGTTTCCTTGGAGTACCGACGTGGCGCGCACATGGGGAGGTCTCGAACCACAGGTGCGCATAATGCTCAACTCGGGGCTTAGCGGACTGGGGTATATGTCGCACGATGTAGGCGGATTCGCCATTGTCGATACCACGCGTGTTACTGACCCCGAACTGTATGTAAGGTGGCTGCAGCTCGGTACATTCTCTCCGGTGCTGCGCACGCACGCACAGAAGATGCCCGAGCCGTACAATTATCCTGACCAGCGCGATATAATTCTCGACCTGGTGCGCGAGCGTTACCGCTGGCTCCCCTACAACTATACTCTGGCGTATGAGAATGCGTCAAGGGGATATCCGTTTGTACGTCCGCTCAATTTCGCCGACACGTCGTCGGCCCCCGACAGTGTGTCCGACCAGTATATGTGGGGGGAGGAGGTGATGGTGGCGCCTGTCACCGCTCAGAGCGCCACTCGTCGCCGTGTAGTGTTCCCCACAGGTGTATGGATTGACTATAACCATCCGGAGAAATCTCCGGTGGCCGGACTTTCGGAGAGCGTGGTCGATGCGCCTATTGAGGAGATACCGATGTTTGTGCGCTCAGGGTCTTTCATTCCGCAGGCCATGTACCCGATGGATAATGTAGGCGACTATGATCCCTCGCGCTATACCGTGCTGTATTATCCGCGTGGCGACGGGGAGAGCCGCTATACGATGTATGATGACGACCGCATGTCGTCGGAGTCGCTGAGAGACGGTGAGTATGCTCTGATTGACTTCGCCGGGAAGGTCGACGGACGCCATGCCGCAGTCCGGGTTGTGCAGAGCGGATATTATGAGGGCATGCCCGACGAGCGCGAGCTTACATTCGTACTTCCGGGAATAAATTCCGGAGACGTAGCTTCAGTCAAGCTCGACGGCAAGGCGTGTGCTGTCGGTAAATCGGAGGAGGGGTACGCGACGTTTGTCATGAGGCTTCGCGGCGACACTCCGGCAGTGGCCGACATCACTCTCCGTCGATGA
- a CDS encoding ISAs1 family transposase, producing the protein MQIEIFSKVKDPRDLGKVKHELEDVLRMALIGVLCDCEDCDDISDMVTDREEEFKAAGLLKLSNGVPCGDTILRVVESVNPAQLRASLDCCRGHIIESLCGNQVIIDGKKLRGENPRSPGCHGLYILNAWVSETEICVAEKPVDGKTNELTVLPSVLSSLWLTGALVSVDAMGTHRNIAEQIMLQGGDYLMALKDNQPILKSLTESIFSRTTPISVYTTEEKGHGRVEKRTCSIMDTTLLEQEGMYEKWPGLKRIIKMERERTENGARSRETIYYLSSVEKDEASYYAMRIRAHWGIENKLHWHLDVTFREDMCRVRAKNGAVNFSAMRKYALEMLKKQNDKLSLKRRRKKCMWSTEYLYKVFKDS; encoded by the coding sequence ATGCAAATAGAAATTTTCAGCAAAGTAAAAGACCCGCGTGACTTGGGCAAGGTTAAACATGAGCTCGAGGATGTGCTCCGAATGGCACTCATCGGCGTGTTGTGTGATTGTGAGGACTGTGACGACATATCGGATATGGTTACAGACCGAGAGGAAGAATTCAAGGCCGCCGGATTGCTGAAGCTTAGCAACGGCGTCCCGTGTGGTGACACGATACTTCGTGTTGTAGAGTCTGTCAATCCCGCTCAGCTCCGGGCAAGTCTTGATTGCTGCCGAGGCCACATAATCGAATCCCTGTGCGGCAATCAGGTCATCATTGACGGTAAGAAACTGCGGGGTGAAAATCCCAGGAGTCCCGGATGCCACGGACTGTATATCCTCAATGCGTGGGTATCTGAAACAGAAATCTGCGTTGCCGAAAAGCCGGTGGATGGCAAGACCAACGAACTTACGGTTCTGCCGTCCGTATTGTCCTCTTTATGGCTTACAGGGGCATTGGTTTCAGTCGACGCAATGGGGACCCACCGTAATATCGCAGAACAGATCATGCTCCAGGGCGGCGACTATCTGATGGCGCTTAAAGACAATCAGCCGATACTCAAGAGCTTGACGGAAAGTATCTTTAGTAGGACTACTCCAATATCGGTATACACAACCGAGGAAAAGGGGCACGGAAGAGTTGAGAAGAGAACCTGTTCAATTATGGATACGACACTTTTGGAACAGGAGGGAATGTACGAGAAGTGGCCCGGTCTTAAACGTATCATAAAGATGGAGCGTGAGCGTACTGAGAACGGTGCCCGCTCGCGTGAAACAATCTACTATCTCAGCAGCGTGGAGAAAGATGAGGCTTCTTACTATGCGATGCGTATTCGTGCGCACTGGGGTATCGAGAACAAACTGCACTGGCATCTCGACGTGACGTTTCGGGAAGATATGTGCCGCGTACGCGCCAAGAATGGCGCTGTCAATTTTTCAGCGATGCGCAAGTATGCATTGGAAATGCTTAAAAAGCAGAACGATAAACTCAGCCTTAAACGAAGACGCAAAAAATGTATGTGGAGCACTGAATATCTGTACAAAGTCTTTAAGGATAGTTAA
- a CDS encoding IS5 family transposase: protein MEILPYLTTAKRGYTCKGDLCEVIQCILYKLKTGCQWHMIPTMAIFTEVVLHYKTIFGKFRQWCKDGSWQKSWESLLGRNRDMIDLSSADLDGSHTVARRGGEEVGGAAHKAAQTTNAIFITDRQGIPMAMSEPKSGKHHDVHEIGTSLDQIFGMMDNAGISIDGLFLNADAGFDCHDFRRKCESAGIIANVDFNNHTKNDEKYLLDRELLSLRYSIERTNAWMDSFRSVLNRFDKTVSSWKGWNLLAFHVIFLKHINRLKKSR from the coding sequence ATGGAAATCCTGCCGTATCTGACAACCGCCAAACGAGGCTACACATGCAAGGGAGACCTTTGCGAGGTCATCCAGTGCATATTGTATAAGCTCAAGACAGGCTGCCAATGGCACATGATTCCCACAATGGCGATCTTCACCGAAGTAGTCCTCCATTATAAAACAATCTTCGGGAAGTTTCGGCAGTGGTGCAAGGACGGTTCGTGGCAAAAAAGTTGGGAATCGCTGCTTGGACGCAACCGCGACATGATAGACCTCTCCAGTGCCGACCTTGACGGCAGCCATACCGTGGCACGGCGCGGAGGAGAGGAAGTCGGTGGAGCAGCGCATAAAGCGGCGCAGACCACCAATGCCATATTTATTACTGACCGTCAGGGTATTCCGATGGCTATGTCTGAGCCAAAATCCGGCAAGCACCATGATGTTCATGAGATTGGAACGTCACTTGATCAGATTTTTGGCATGATGGATAACGCAGGAATTTCCATTGACGGCCTTTTCCTCAATGCCGATGCCGGATTTGACTGTCACGATTTCAGAAGAAAATGTGAGAGTGCCGGAATCATTGCTAATGTAGATTTCAACAATCATACAAAAAACGATGAGAAATATCTGCTGGACAGAGAACTCCTGTCTCTCAGATATAGCATTGAGAGGACAAATGCCTGGATGGACTCTTTCCGATCCGTGCTCAATCGTTTCGATAAAACGGTTTCCAGCTGGAAAGGGTGGAATCTCCTGGCATTCCATGTGATATTTCTTAAACACATTAACAGACTCAAAAAGTCAAGATGA
- the rlmN gene encoding 23S rRNA (adenine(2503)-C(2))-methyltransferase RlmN has protein sequence MEATQTTLTPLIGMTLPQLRDVAAECGMPPFAAGQMAKWLYEKRAASIDDMTNLSKTSRATLARRYTIGRTAPKAEARSVDGTVKYLFEGVGGRDIEAVYIPDRDRATLCVSSQAGCRMGCRFCMTGRQGFHGNLTAGQIINQVLSIPESATLTNIVFMGMGEPMDNLDPVLGAIDILTSSWGLAWSPKRITVSSIGKIDTLRTLLDTTKVHIAISVHSPFAEERASLMPVEKAYPLKDVLQLLRGYDFAHQRRLSVEYIMWGGLNDNMRHAQALARLLRGLDVRVNLIRFHAIPDSDLRTSPADTMVAFRDRLNELGITATIRTSRGEDIAAACGMLAGKAREQQP, from the coding sequence ATGGAAGCAACACAGACCACCCTCACACCCCTGATAGGGATGACACTCCCGCAACTGCGCGACGTAGCCGCCGAGTGCGGCATGCCACCCTTCGCCGCCGGACAGATGGCCAAATGGCTCTACGAAAAGCGTGCCGCATCAATCGACGATATGACCAATCTGTCCAAGACCTCACGCGCCACACTCGCCCGGCGCTACACCATAGGACGCACCGCCCCCAAGGCCGAGGCGAGAAGCGTCGACGGCACGGTGAAATACCTGTTTGAAGGAGTGGGAGGGCGCGATATAGAGGCCGTCTACATACCCGACCGCGACCGGGCCACACTCTGTGTCAGCTCCCAGGCCGGATGCCGCATGGGATGCCGCTTCTGCATGACAGGCCGCCAGGGCTTCCACGGCAATCTCACCGCCGGACAGATTATCAACCAGGTGCTGTCGATACCCGAGTCGGCCACCCTTACCAACATCGTGTTCATGGGCATGGGCGAGCCGATGGACAACCTCGACCCAGTGCTTGGTGCCATCGACATACTCACATCCTCCTGGGGACTCGCATGGAGTCCCAAAAGAATCACCGTAAGCTCGATAGGAAAAATCGACACACTGCGCACACTGCTCGACACCACCAAGGTACATATAGCCATAAGCGTCCACTCGCCCTTCGCCGAAGAGCGCGCATCGCTTATGCCTGTCGAAAAAGCCTATCCGCTGAAGGATGTACTCCAGCTGCTGCGCGGCTACGACTTCGCCCACCAGAGGCGACTGTCGGTAGAGTATATAATGTGGGGAGGACTCAACGACAACATGCGCCATGCCCAGGCATTGGCACGTCTGTTGCGCGGACTCGATGTCAGAGTCAACCTAATCCGCTTCCATGCCATACCCGACAGCGACCTGCGCACATCGCCCGCCGACACCATGGTGGCGTTCCGCGACCGTCTCAACGAGCTGGGCATAACCGCCACCATACGCACATCGCGCGGCGAGGATATAGCCGCCGCATGCGGTATGCTTGCCGGTAAGGCTCGCGAGCAGCAGCCGTAA
- a CDS encoding DNA-directed RNA polymerase subunit omega → MDYKKTNAPLNTTTRDLVKMAEPTGNIYETVCIIAKRSNQIAGEMKHDLEKKLQEFASLNDNLEEISENREQIEISRYYEKLPKPTLIATQEYLEDKIFWRNPATDKNLD, encoded by the coding sequence ATGGACTACAAGAAAACTAACGCTCCTCTCAACACCACCACACGCGACCTTGTGAAGATGGCCGAACCCACCGGCAACATCTACGAAACCGTATGCATCATCGCCAAGCGCTCCAACCAGATTGCCGGCGAGATGAAGCACGACCTCGAGAAGAAGCTCCAGGAATTCGCATCGCTCAACGACAACCTCGAGGAAATATCCGAAAACCGCGAGCAGATTGAAATCTCGCGCTACTACGAGAAGCTCCCCAAGCCCACCCTCATCGCCACACAGGAATACCTCGAGGACAAAATATTCTGGCGCAACCCCGCCACCGACAAAAACCTCGACTAA
- a CDS encoding IS30 family transposase, whose amino-acid sequence MYRQLTSQQRSQIFALLQRKTSREEIALIVGCSQSTLCRELKRNSTTKGHYLWEKAHAKALERRKRTTSNKKLDSVLVWRIKQMIIDHQWSPEQIRGVLAKEGVSVSIQTIYNIINADESGELRRHRRHPDFRRRPKGERKPTKATNIPNRTSIHDRPAEADGKRFGDFEMDLIVDAYGHAILVLLERMTGFVMMEKLPYGKRAKPLSKTVVRMLYAYRKYLKTITTDNGSEFAAHLDITAGLRIKGLDDVTVYFADSYCSWQKGAVENINKLIRQYIPKKSNFNDFTDLYIKNVAKKLNLRPRKKLGFSNPKTEFFKQIANFALAS is encoded by the coding sequence ATGTACAGACAATTAACCTCGCAGCAAAGGTCGCAAATTTTCGCCTTACTGCAAAGAAAAACTTCGAGAGAAGAAATTGCCCTCATAGTAGGGTGCAGTCAGTCAACGCTTTGTCGTGAACTGAAGCGCAATTCCACAACCAAAGGCCACTATCTGTGGGAAAAGGCTCATGCCAAAGCCCTTGAACGCAGAAAGCGCACCACATCCAACAAGAAGCTCGACAGCGTGTTGGTGTGGCGTATAAAACAGATGATTATTGACCACCAATGGTCACCAGAACAAATTCGTGGCGTGTTGGCCAAGGAAGGTGTTTCCGTATCCATACAGACCATTTACAACATTATAAACGCTGATGAAAGCGGAGAACTGCGCCGTCACCGCAGACATCCCGACTTCCGACGACGACCAAAAGGCGAACGCAAACCCACTAAAGCCACCAACATACCAAACCGCACAAGCATACACGACAGACCGGCCGAGGCCGACGGCAAACGCTTTGGCGATTTTGAGATGGATCTTATTGTTGATGCCTACGGGCACGCGATTCTAGTGCTGCTTGAACGCATGACTGGCTTTGTGATGATGGAGAAACTACCTTACGGAAAAAGAGCCAAGCCATTGTCAAAGACTGTCGTGAGAATGCTGTACGCATACCGTAAATATCTTAAAACCATCACTACTGACAACGGCAGCGAGTTCGCGGCACACCTCGACATAACCGCCGGATTACGCATCAAAGGTCTCGATGATGTGACTGTTTACTTTGCCGACAGCTACTGCTCATGGCAGAAAGGAGCGGTCGAAAACATCAACAAACTCATCCGTCAATACATCCCCAAAAAGTCAAATTTCAATGATTTCACTGACCTATACATCAAGAATGTCGCAAAGAAACTAAACCTCAGACCACGGAAAAAACTCGGTTTTTCAAACCCGAAAACCGAGTTCTTCAAACAAATCGCTAATTTTGCACTTGCCAGTTGA